From Sardina pilchardus chromosome 9, fSarPil1.1, whole genome shotgun sequence, a single genomic window includes:
- the fam210b gene encoding protein FAM210B, mitochondrial, producing the protein MLLCRVLKPSAATFTTQSLNSVQVSANRLRLGCINLTCSLRNNTTIRLCSSRACSGYAYNTPRITSQQTDGGREEKNTNIFTDSFTVEIGQPSHPERAYISDIAQGTFNNTKCSSRWSYPVCGNGSIFRLTELESFLLSSRAKVGSIWLHTTIVPMRTASSTAVQPKHDTGDEGHAAANPKEKHESSPPPPPPSQGSQGPEPTPQPEEDGKPSKTQQLKKVFKEYGAVGVSFHVAISLMSLGIFYLAVSSGIDMAAILYKVGFSESVVQSKLAAGTSTFVLAYAVHKLFAPVRISITLMCVPLIVRYFRKTGLFKPPASSP; encoded by the exons ATGCTACTCTGTCGGGTATTAAAACCGTCGGCAGCGACTTTTACAACTCAGAGTCTGAACTCTGTCCAAGTTAGTGCAAACAGATTAAGGTTAGGGTGCATTAACCTTACCTGTTCGTTACGCAACAACACTACGATACGGTTATGCTCTTCCAGGGCTTGTAGTGGATATGCCTATAATACACCCCGTATCACTAGTCAACAAACGGATGGAGGACGGGAGGAAAAGAACACAAATATCTTCACAGACTCTTTCACGGTGGAAATAGGACAACCGAGTCATCCGGAGCGGGCTTATATTTCAGACATCGCACAAGGCACCTTTAATAACACCAAATGCAGTTCTCGCTGGTCGTACCCCGTCTGTGGTAACGGCTCCATATTTAGATTGACTGAACTGGAATCGTTTTTGTTGTCATCACGCGCCAAAGTCGGTTCGATTTGGCTCCACACAACGATTGTGCCGATGAGGACTGCCTCCTCTACGGCTGTTCAGCCGAAGCATGACACCGGAGACGAGGGGCACGCAGCGGCAAATCCGAAAGAG AAGCACGAGTcttcgccgccgccgccgccgcccagcCAAGGCTCCCAGGGGCCTGAGCCCACGCCGCAGCCGGAGGAGGATGGCAAGCCCAGCAAGACCCAGCAGCTGAAGAAAGTCTTCAAGGAGTACGGCGCCGTCGGAGTCTCCTTCCACGTGGCCATCTCGCTCATGTCTCTGGGCATTTTCTACCTTGCCGTGTCTAG TGGAATTGACATGGCTGCGATACTTTACAAGGTGGGCTTCAGTGAGTCAGTGGTGCAGTCCAAGCTGGCGGCGGGCACGAGCACCTTCGTGCTGGCCTACGCCGTCCACAAGCTCTTCGCACCGGTGCGGATCAGCATCACACTGATGTGCGTGCCCCTCATCGTCAGATACTTCCGAAAGACTGGACTCTTCAAGCCCCCCGCATCGTCTCCCTGA